A single region of the Salvia miltiorrhiza cultivar Shanhuang (shh) chromosome 8, IMPLAD_Smil_shh, whole genome shotgun sequence genome encodes:
- the LOC130998132 gene encoding uncharacterized protein LOC130998132 translates to MIESPSSGIRFTWSGRILLPRHVESILDRASFSPGFANLWASINTHALPRLTSDHSPLIFQCSDEMGKGRRFKFLNMWTSHPNFLERVASSWDAATDIRCPIFKIMFKLRRLRNDLRAWNKDVFGQVDMQINSEQVSLLDVQNRISDHGYTDILFEEEVSHQARLSSFLARKNSLLQQKSRAHWLSDGDRNTSFFHRAIRFRKQSHRIEHLKIADVVSYDRGNIQQHIIDFFSSLFKDESPSNVNWDMLEGIIDQFVSEDQNGKLTHIPDDEEIMAAVFSLDANSSPGPDGYSGKFFQSCWSIIRLDILSAVRAFFLNSYLPAGCNASILILIPKKDVVETVADLRPIILSNFFFKIISKILASRLGEVAAVGVSPNQFGFIGGRSIHDCIMLGSEGFSCMNRTGKRSNMACKVDIRKAFDTMRWDFILNVLRVNGFHGKFIEWISIIFSSARISILYNGQLSGYFACSMGVRQGDPLSPILFGIAEDVLSHLFLSCVTSRHITSMDFIRKASYPTHLFYADDILIFCKASMKNARKIKKILDFYGDISGQICNPTKSHVFFGRGVSSIMKNRVISELGFAMGSLPVTYLGVPIFAGRMCASYLIGIYDKIVNKFSSWKGLHFSMAGRICLVRSVIQSSVTHSMMIYRWPKSLIYKLDRKCRNFIWSGHVNKKPSCPVSWSRVCASRSEGGLGVRSFSAMNRSFLMKMAWKLVQGREFAPAIMATRYLSNFGYAKMFLASSPFWTGVREHVNSLVMDSYSYIGTGEHIYFWHDDWLGYKLADKLHIPPFMRDFLQQAVSDYFYDGVWHFTPDFIIQFPDLVVDILLLPIGEESDTRFWKPSVSGEVSASLAYVSQSPHFPKVLWGTWIWERFIPDRRSLITWRILHLKMPTLDGLIKRGMHGPNRCVMCGLAEESIDHLFWNCSVIRQTWVVFFDWFAKSQMLDCLDIHTILAAAWNTDFSPLVRSYWKAGVINFIWKIWDCRNQVTFNEASFHPKLIIGFLKVVFKEMDSNFPKLGRSHNSWQDYLVLRRIGVAMRAFAPPLMIEVHWWPPAGQWIKVNTDGSALGKPGSIAAGGVFRDNWGAVRGCYHYKGGSGFAFEAELFAIMHAVRIANFRGWHWLWIEADSSYVVQLLHSRSLNVPWRFLPLWKQTLNWLSNFRLQISHIFREGNSVADIMANHARIEGWWPFAIEDIKIAVSLDMVTHSRVRLKN, encoded by the coding sequence ATGATTGAATCTCCTTCTTCTGGCATTCGCTTTACATGGTCTGGTCGGATTTTACTTCCTCGGCATGTGGAATCTATATTGGACAGGGCGTCTTTCTCTCCTGGTTTTGCGAATTTGTGGGCTTCGATTAACACCCATGCGCTCCCAAGACTTACCTCTGATCACTCTCCCTTGATTTTCCAATGCAGCGATGAGATGGGTAAGGGGAGACGATTCAAATTCTTGAATATGTGGACTTCACACCCTAACTTTCTTGAGCGAGTAGCGTCTTCTTGGGATGCTGCGACTGACATTCGCTGtcctatttttaaaatcatgttCAAGCTCCGTCGTCTCAGAAATGACCTCAGGGCGTGGAATAAAGATGTGTTTGGGCAGGTGGATATGCAGATTAATTCTGAGCAAGTCTCGTTGCTCGACGTGCAGAACAGGATTTCTGACCATGGTTACACAGACATTCTTTTTGAGGAGGAGGTCAGTCATCAAGCTCGGTTGTCTTCTTTCCTGGCCAGGAAGAACAGTCTTTTACAACAAAAAAGTCGCGCGCACTGGCTTTCTGACGGAGACCGTAATACTTCTTTTTTCCATCGTGCTATTCGCTTTCGAAAGCAAAGTCACAGGATTGAGCACTTGAAGATTGCCGATGTTGTCTCGTATGATAGGGGGAATATTCAACAGCATATTATTGATttcttttcctctctttttAAAGATGAAAGCCCCAGTAATGTGAACTGGGATATGCTGGAAGGTATTATTGATCAATTTGTGTCTGAGGATCAGAATGGGAAGCTCACGCATATACCTGATGATGAGGAGATTATGGCTGCGGTTTTTAGCTTGGATGCGAATAGCTCGCCGGGTCCGGATGGGTATTCTGGGAAGTTTTTTCAGAGCTGTTGGAGCATTATACGACTGGATATTCTTTCTGCGGTGCGTGCTTTCTTCCTTAATTCTTATCTGCCTGCAGGCTGTAATGCTAGCATCTTAATTTTGATCCCAAAAAAGGATGTGGTGGAGACGGTGGCTGATTTGAGACCTATCATTCTGTcaaatttcttctttaaaattatttccaaaatccTCGCTTCCAGATTGGGGGAAGTGGCGGCTGTTGGGGTGTCGCCAAACCAATTTGGGTTTATTGGAGGTCGTTCGATTCATGACTGTATCATGCTTGGCTCTGAAGGTTTTAGCTGCATGAATCGCACGGGCAAACGATCGAATATGGCGTGCAAAGTGGATATTCGCAAAGCCTTTGATACTATGCGCTGGGACTTTATTCTGAACGTGCTCAGGGTTAACGGTTTCCATGGAAAGTTCATTGAATGGATTTCCAttattttcagctccgcccggATTTCCATTCTTTACAACGGGCAGCTGAGTGGCTACTTCGCTTGTTCTATGGGAGTTAGGCAGGGTGATCCACTCTCTCCTATTCTTTTTGGAATTGCTGAGGATGTTTTGAGTCACTTATTTCTCAGTTGTGTGACTTCTCGTCACATTACTTCCATGGATTTCATCAGAAAGGCCTCTTATCCAACTCATTTGTTTTATGCTGATGACATCTTGATTTTCTGTAAAGCGTCGATGAAAAACGCTCgcaaaatcaaaaaaatctTGGATTTCTATGGTGATATTTCGGGACAAATTTGTAACCCTACTAAGTCTCACGTTTTCTTCGGGAGGGGCGTTTCTTCCATTATGAAGAATCGTGTGATTAGTGAGCTTGGCTTTGCAATGGGATCTTTGCCGGTTACTTACTTGGGAGTCCCGATTTTCGCTGGGCGCATGTGTGCTTCTTACTTGATTGGTATTTATGATAAGATTGTCAATAAGTTTTCAAGTTGGAAGGGGCTACACTTTTCTATGGCTGGCAGAATTTGCTTGGTTCGTTCTGTGATACAAAGTTCGGTTACACACTCTATGATGATATATAGATGGCCTAAATCCCTCATCTATAAACTGGATAGAAAGTGCCGCAACTTTATTTGGTCGGGACATGTAAACAAAAAGCCTTCGTGCCCGGTGAGCTGGTCTAGGGTGTGCGCTTCTCGCTCGGAGGGTGGCCTCGGGGTTAGGTCTTTCTCGGCCATGAATAGAAGCTTCTTGATGAAGATGGCCTGGAAGCTTGTGCAAGGCCGAGAATTCGCCCCTGCGATCATGGCGACTCGCTACTTGTCGAATTTTGGGTATGCTAAGATGTTCTTGGCTTCTTCGCCATTCTGGACTGGCGTGAGGGAGCATGTGAACTCCTTGGTGATGGATTCTTATTCCTATATTGGCACTGGagaacacatttatttctgGCATGACGATTGGCTGGGTTACAAGTTGGCGGACAAGCTTCATATTCCGCCTTTTATGAGAGACTTCCTGCAGCAAGCTGTGAGTGATTACTTCtatgatggtgtttggcatttcacTCCGGATTTTATTATTCAGTTTCCTGATCTTGTGGTGGATATTTTGTTGCTTCCAATTGGGGAGGAGAGTGACACTCGCTTCTGGAAACCTTCTGTTAGTGGGGAGGTTTCGGCCTCTCTTGCCTATGTTTCGCAGTCTCCGCATTTTCCCAAAGTTCTTTGGGGCACTTGGATTTGGGAGCGTTTTATTCCTGATAGAAGATCTCTTATCACATGGCGGATTCTGCATTTGAAGATGCCGACTCTGGATGGTCTAATCAAAAGGGGCATGCACGGCCCCAACAGATGTGTGATGTGTGGGTTGGCTGAGGAGTCTATTGACCACTTGTTCTGGAATTGCAGTGTTATTCGGCAGACTTGGGtggttttctttgattggtttgcCAAGTCGCAAATGCTGGACTGCTTGGATATTCATACCATTTTGGCTGCTGCATGGAACACGGATTTCAGTCCGTTGGTTCGGTCCTACTGGAAAGCTGgagtgattaattttatttggaaaattTGGGACTGCCGCAATCAAGTGACTTTTAATGAGGCCAGTTTCCATCCAAAATTGATTATTGGGTTCCTGAAAGTTGTGTTTAAGGAGATGGATTCCAATTTCCCTAAGCTTGGGCGTTCTCATAACTCTTGGCAGGATTATTTGGTGCTTAGGCGAATTGGGGTTGCTATGCGCGCTTTTGCGCCCCCTTTGATGATtgaggttcactggtggccaCCGGCGGGGCAGTGGATTAAAGTCAATACTGACGGTTCGGCGCTTGGGAAACCTGGAAGCATTGCCGCGGGCGGTGTATTCCGCGATAACTGGGGTGCGGTTCGCGGTTGTTATCACTATAAAGGGGGTTCGGGGTTCGCTTTTGAAGCGGAGCTTTTCGCGATCATGCATGCCGTTCGAATTGCGAATTTTCGTGGTTGGCActggctttggattgaagcaGACTCGTCTTATGTTGTCCAGCTTCTGCATTCTCGCTCTTTGAATGTTCCTTGGCGATTTCTCCCGCTATGGAAACAGACTTTAAATTGGCTTTCAAATTTTCGACTTCAGATCTCGCATATTTTTAGAGAAGGAAATAGTGTggcggatattatggctaatcatGCCCGGATCGAAGGGTGGTGGCCCTTTGCTATTGAGGATATAAAGATTGCGGTGTCTTTAGATATGGTGACTCATAGTCGCGTTCGTTTGAAGAATTGA
- the LOC131001466 gene encoding dicarboxylate transporter 2.1, chloroplastic-like yields MSTPTSQSGREDLLPTTTGGISPRRRWQKFKWRGARPVPLVGCVAVGLLIRFAVPKPGGVSQKGWSLLSIFIVTIAGLILSPLPVGAWAFICLTLTVVTKTLSFSAAFAAYTNEVVWLIITAFFLSKGFVKTGLGDRIAMFFVRWLGKSTLGLSYGLVLGELAISPGMPSSTARAGGIFLPIIKSLALGAHSNPNDPTARRLGAYLIQSQNQSNNCTSAIFLTAAAQNLLCVKLAESLGVKIADRWVTWFKVASIPALVSLLATPAILYKIYPPEIKTTPDAPAMARHKLDQMGPVKRDEWIMIATLLLTVSLWVAGEALNMASVVAAMIGLSVLLLTGVLQWEDCLSEKQAWDTLAWFGALIGMATQLTALGVIPWLSNCVANFLKSLSLNWFGSFSLLQLCYFFIHYLFASQTAHVGALYSAFLGMQLASKVPALLAALALAYNTNLFGAITHYSSGQAAIYYGAGYVELRHVFILGITMALSQLVVWGLVGAAWWKILGLY; encoded by the exons ATGTCAACCCCGACGTCCCAATCGGGCCGCGAAGATCTCCTCCCGACCACCACCGGCGGCATCTCCCCCCGGCGGCGGTGGCAGAAATTCAAGTGGAGGGGCGCGCGGCCGGTGCCCCTGGTGGGGTGCGTGGCGGTGGGGCTCCTGATCCGGTTCGCGGTGCCGAAACCAGGCGGCGTGAGCCAGAAGGGGTGGTCCCTCCTGTCCATCTTCATCGTGACCATAGCCGGGCTGATCCTGAGCCCGCTCCCCGTGGGCGCCTGGGCCTTCATCTGCCTGACCCTCACGGTGGTGACCAAGACCCTGAGCTTCTCGGCGGCGTTCGCCGCCTACACGAACGAGGTGGTGTGGCTCATCATCACCGCCTTCTTCCTGTCCAAGGGGTTCGTGAAGACCGGGCTGGGCGATCGGATCGCCATGTTCTTTGTCCGGTGGCTCGGGAAGAGCACACTCGGCTTATCGTACGGACTGGTTCTGGGCGAGCTCGCCATCTCGCCGGGAATGCCCAGCTCCACCGCCAGGGCCGGCGGAATCTTCCTCCCCATCATTAAATCGCTCGCGCTCGGGGCCCACAGCAATCCCAATGATCCCACGGCCAGGAGGCTCGGGGCCTATCTCATCCAGTCCCAGAATCAG AGCAACAACTGCACGAGCGCGATTTTCTTAACTGCTGCGGCTCAAAACTTGCTGTGCGTGAAATTAGCGGAAAGCCTGGGTGTGAAGATTGCAGATCGATGGGTGACATGGTTTAAGGTAGCGAGCATCCCTGCGTTGGTTTCCCTTTTAGCGACTCCTGCAATCTTGTACAAGATTTATCCACCTGAGATAAAGACGACCCCCGATGCTCCTGCCATGGCTCGCCATAAGCTGGACCAGATGGGGCCTGTCAAGAGGGATGAGTGGATCATGATTGCAACTTTGCTGCTAACTGTTTCACTATGGGTTGCCGG GGAAGCTCTCAACATGGCTAGCGTAGTTGCTGCTATGATAGGCCTATCGGTGCTGCTGCTAACGGGTGTTCTTCAATGGGAAGATTGCTTGAGTGAGAAACAAGCATGGGACACTTTGGCTTGGTTTGGAGCTCTAATTGGCATGGCAACGCAGCTAACGGCTCTTGGTGTTATCCCCTGGCTGTCTAACTGCGTCGCCAACTTTCTCAAGTCCCTGTCTCTCAACTGGTTCGGCTCATTTAGCCTCCTCCAATTATGCTACTTCTTCATCCATTACTTGTTTGCTAGCCAAACCGCCCATGTCGGGGCCCTCTACTCCGCTTTCCTTGGGATGCAGTTGGCCTCTAAAGTCCCTGCCTTACTTGCTGCATTGGCTTTGGCCTATAATACCAATCTTTTTGGTGCAATCACACATTATAGCAGTGGCCAAGCTGCAATCTACTATGGAG CTGGCTATGTAGAGCTTCGTCATGTTTTCATTTTGGGTATAACAATGGCTCTAAGTCAGCTTGTGGTATGGGGGTTAGTTGGAGCTGCGTGGTGGAAGATTTTGGGGCTTTATTGA